TGAAGTCCTGGGCGATCTCACGGACCAGGCGCTGGAAGGGCAGTTTGCGGATCAGCAGCTCAGTGGATTTCTGATAGCGACGGATTTCCCGAAGAGCTACCGTGCCAGGGCGGTAACGGTGAGGTTTCTTGACACCACCGGTAGCGGGAGCGCTTTTCCTGGCAGCCTTGGTGGCCAGCTGCTTCCTGGGAGCCTTCCCTCCGGTGGATTTACGGGCTGTCTGCTTAGTACGGGCCATTCTGTCAAACTGAGCGTCTCACCTACCACAAAGTTATCAGGAGCTATGGCTAGAAAGCCGCGAGCCCGAGTTCTTTATAGATGAAAGATGGATATGATTGGACACAATGTACCACGCCCCTAACTCTGATAGGAGAGAGACGCTGCCACTTGGAGACAAAAGTGTAGATTGAAATACTGAGCACAACGCATGCTCTTTCAATGTtacactgccatctagtggccaTGTATAGGTACTGCGTTAATTGATTAATTACATAATTCGATCCAGAACTAAGAGATACTATGTGTAATAcatacaatcagtgtaaaaattaaAAGATTATAATTATGTCTTTAGCTAAATAATTTATCGAGACATATTTACTTTTAATCTCTTTACCTGCATTCCGTGCTATTACAGGATTTGTCTATTATGTATGAAGCAAAGGGaaggaaaatgaaacattttatcaGTAAATGCAGTCTGCACTGAATACTTGCCGGAGCTGCAAATTCGAATACGGTAGAAACCTTTCCCGCTggcgtttttttttctctagttcaAAAATGACTATTCAGCAAATCACCGCAAAGCACAACCTCCTGCATCAGCCAATCAACGACAAGAGCCGCCCAGTGACGGTTTGATTTGTCTATCAGTTCCCCACTCGGTCGTCTCAAGAGACATATAAGAGAAGGCAGCCGTGTTGGGAGCATTCATTGTTCCACTTGTCTCAGCTCAGAATGTCTGGTCGCGGTAAAGGAGGGAAAGGGCTCGGTAAAGGTGGTGCCAAGCGGCACAGGAAGGTGCTCCGTGATAACATCCAGGGGATCACTAAACCGGCTATCCGCCGTTTGGCTCGCAGAGGAGGTGTCAAGCGAATCTCCGGCCTCATTTACGAGGAGACTCGAGGAGTGCTGAAAGTCTTCCTGGAGAACGTTATCCGCGATGCCGTCACATACACCGAGCACGCCAAGAGGAAGACGGTCACCGCCATGGACGTGGTGTACGCGCTGAAACGCCAGGGCCGCACTCTCTACGGTTTCGGAGGTTAAACGTTTCGGCTGATGTTCGATAATTCATTCaaaccaaaggctcttttcagagccgccCACTCCTTCCCTCATAAGGCTATAATTCCACCAGGATGGCTCGGCTGTCTCAATGCTCCCTACAACATATTGGAGAACGAGAAATTACAGAGTAGCCTTCCGGTAACACAAACTCCAATGTGTTTCCTATCCATATAATGTTGCCTTATGTTTCCCCGAATATCCTGCTTCGTTTTCTGTTTGAATGCAATGCTCTCATAAAACATGAAATAAGGGCATTGGAGGCTGAGAGGGTTAAAGTCTTCCTTGTTAGTAAGACTAGAATCCTCTCTGCACTAAACTGCAGTCAGTATGTGATCTAAAACGGCCGGAGAGAAAAGCTGCTGTGATCGAAGCAGCCATTCCCGCTTTTTATATGGAAAACATGCTGCATACTGACTTTATACACCTCGAAACAGACCTAAAACTAGACATTCTATACTGTGATAATTATAGTTTGAGGAATCATTAGAATTCTCTAAGCATCACAGTCCATACAAATTATATGGCAGTCGTTTCCACCTGAGTATGAAAGGGTTAAACTATATGCATTTTATCATCACAAAATACTGCTTAATGAAACTGCAATCAGTATGTGGCCAGGAAATGGCGGGAGAGGAAAGTGGAAGAACAAAAAGCTGCTGTGAcagagccagcagggggactatatCGTGCAGGATTTAAACTTCGCCATTTTGTAACCGACTTTCCCGCTTTAAAAACGCCATGCAGAGAACGCTGAATGTATAAATTTggtaataaatacattataagagGGAAACAGACCCACCAAACTCctaattttaatttataaagtaTTCATTGAGATTGATATTGCTGGTTTGATCCATGATATGTATTAAACAAAAAGTAACCATTGCAATCTGTATACACGAGATGGCAGCATTGTATAATTTGTGAGAGAGGAGTGTGAATGGAAACACGTTTCATGTGTAAGCTAGATTGATACATTATAATAGTTTCAGGCTGTTGTATCTTTTAGTATACTTTATAACCAGCAGAATAAATGTTACACTATAGGTTCTGCCATTGAGAgtgttttacaatttattttagctTGAAGAAGATTTCAAAATTGAAATAGTGTAACGCGACAATCGATTACTTTTTACATTTCGCACATAGAGAATACTCTCGTAATATAGTCACAGCTCTCTCGTGGATTGTGTGGGTGGCTCTTAGAAGAGCCTTTGTGTTATTAGAGTTTGGGTGACGGGTCTttacttggcgctggtgtacttGGTCACTGCCTTGGTGCCCTCAGACACGGCGTGTTTGGCCAGCTCTCCGGGCAGTAAGAGCCGTACAGCGGTCTGGATCTcccgggaggtgatggtggagcgcTTGTTATAGTGAGCCAGACGGGAGGCTTCCCCTGCGATGCGCTCGaagatatcattgacaaaggagtTCATGATCCCCATGGCCTTGGAGGAGATACCGGTGTCGGGGTGGACCTGTttcagcaccttgtacacgtagatggcatagctctccttcctgctctttctgCGCTTCTTCCCATCCTTCTTCTGGGTCTTGGTCACGGCTTTTTTAGAGCCCTTCTTGGGTGCGGGAGCGGACTTGGCTGGTTCAGGCATGATGATCAGAGAAATCTTACGAAATTTCCAACAGAATAAGGAACACGTTCCCCAGCTGCTCTATATATAGAAGCCCTGGCAGTAAAGCCTGACCTGTGTGCATTTTCTATTGGTTCGTTCAGTAAGAGCATTGAGCATGGAACGCGGTAACCTACAGCGATTGGTTACTTTCTGAGTCGGACGCTGATTGGTGGCTTTAAAATGCAACCAATTAGATTAGAGCTCGCGGTATCTGAGATGGTATAAATAGCCGTGCAGGGGGCGCCAAGGTCTAGACGATAATTCGATTTCGTTTTGAAAATGTCAGGAAGAGGCAAACAGGGCGGCAAAGTCAGGGCTAAAGCCAAGACCCGATCATCCAGAGCAGGTCTGCAGTTCCCAGTCGGCCGTGTCCACAGGCTGCTCAGAAAGGGCAATTATGCCGAGCGGGTTGGAGCCGGAGCTCCGGtctatctggctgcagtgctggagtatCTGACCGCCGAGATCCTGGAACTGGCTGGGAATGCAGCCCGAGACAACAAGAAGACCCGCATCATCCCCCGCCATCTGCAGCTCGCTGTGCGCAACGACGAGGAGCTCAACAAACTGCTCGGAGGGGTCACCATAGCCCAGGGTGGGGTATTGCCCAATATCCAGGCTGTTTTACTGCCCAAGAAAACCGACAGCCACAAGCCAGCCAAGAGCAAGTAACTCCACTGTCCCTCAGCTCCCAAActtacacaaaggctcttttaagagccacccacaatCCCCAGAAAGAGCTCACACTGATATATGACTGTATGGAGGTGATCACTGTCTTGCTACATTCTTAtacggttattcactacagtgacacGTCAAAGGGAATTTAGTATTTAAGGGTCTAATACCTCTTTTTTACAGTCTCTGTAATTCGGCTAACGAACTAAGTGATGCTTTTCAAATTTCCATTAAAACACACCTAGCGGACTTTCCCTTTCTAACCATTGCTATTACTACTTGTTATACACTGGGGAGTCTTTAGTGAAACACAAGAAATCGATCAAAAGCGGATTAATAGTTAAGTCACTATTGTGAACAATAGGAAAGTGCTGCATATCATTATAAGGTGGAAGGAAGTAAAGACTCCAATCCATCCCGATTTTCACACATCGGTAGATTCAATTAAACTTGAGatcttttggggtttttttgcctCAATTTTATAATTCAGGTTTTAGTGAATGAGCATGCCTCTCTTTCTACTGGTAATGCAAAAGAGGGCGGCAAATTCCAATTTCAAGTGACTTCCAAtcatgccacaaaaaaaaaaaatctcaactcCAAAGCCAGTCAGATTTCTCCTAGGTGGGATTTAgtcacaccatatggccatgtGGGGGTCCTCTCCTGCTTCAAAATAAGCCAGTATGCCATACGGTGTAACTAAATTCCGTATTGCCAAGATAGGTCTAAGTAAGTAGTATTGTAAGATTTCATGCTGTATTTTGGGATGTGCTCTCCTTCACATGTACAAACCTTTTGGAAATGTATTACTGTTCTGCTTTAATTGTACTacgttgtttattttgttttccatatTTCTAAACACTAAAAATATAGATGAACCAaaaaccctctcccctccccctttaaaaaaaaataaataaatatatatttattcttgatGTGGTATCATTCAAGTAAGACACATAAAGTCATAGCTTTCCCATATTTTGTAAATTCTAGTAGGCTTAAATTTGTATACTTTCATATCACTAGAAATGAGGCAAATCTAATCAACATGAGGTTGAGGGTCAATCATCAAAGCCTGGGCCTCCTCCCTATTTTCTTCTCCCTTGCACAGTGGGTCAGCTAACTGCCTCCATCCACACATCAGgacatgcatgcacacattcACACGGCAAGGGATTTTATATACCACTCGAGATAATATTCTCAAAGCCAAGCGACTTTTTCTAAAAATGGTTTTCACTGAGACCTCATTGTGGGGCTGGACTATTCACGGTCCACAGACCCAACCCATGGGCAGCCTAGATTTCCTTTAAAACAGCCTTCTGTCCTCTAGGTAAGCCCACTGGTGCAAAATGGTAGAGGAGGGGTAGTCTCAATTAGGGTCACTACAGGCCACCTTTCCCACACCTGGCTTACACACAGGTTCCCTCGCCCACAGGCCATCATTCCCAGCTATTTAaataccctccctctcacaggaAAAGTACAACATTAACTTTCACAAGGTaagtacaaaagaaaaaatgcattactgtaaaaccaaaaataaaagcaGGTTGTGTCAAATAGACAGTGTGTCTGGGAAAACAAACAGCCCCAATGCAACCCATATGCCAGGCCGGGTGGTTTATAGAGGGTCTTGGCTCTTCTCCTCACCACCTCGTCTCAGACTGATTACGGCTTTGGGTGGATCTACATTCACCCTCGATAGTCGTAGAGGCGTCAATTGAAGGGTGCAAGTGACTCTCCAGCCGACAGTGTTGACACAGAATCTCCTTGAGGCACCCACCACCAGAGTACCTGCATCTTCGCCACTCCATCAGGACGGAGAATGGCAAatcatcaaatattttatttattttttaaattctttatttttgttgaggcatgtgattatgggggtacagaaaaaagagagggagacgttCAAGAGTTGTACAGGATGGGGTCGCCATAACATATTGACAAAGTCTCCTAtgattatcaacctcattttatatatatatagtaacatgctgtggctaaatactgttatctcttgctttaatactgtaatctctcgcaTTGATACTGTTTCCTCTCGCTTTAAtattgttatctctcgctttaatactgttatctctcgccttaatacggttatctctcgctttaatacggttatctctcgctttaatacggttgTCTTCTCGACTTAATACTGTCAACGTATAGTAGCTTACATGCAAGGCTGTACTCGGTTGGGACAGGTTAATTATTAAAcgttaggttacatgctagacagacatattatataataaagacCACTGACTACCAATTGTATTGTAGTCAAGGATAGCTATAACAAAATGAGGGTATGTTAGGCTAGGTGATATACAGTGCTCTGCATTAATGTTAggtacacacaaatatatgtatattaacagCCGCATAGTTACTCTTTCAGGAGATGGAATTACCCTTGTGAGTACACTTTTGATGGGCAGTCAGTGGTCGCCTGCCAAGGGACCCCCCTAAATATATCTCGAAGCATTTAAATAAAAGGGGATATAAGGACTGCTATGGTAGTTATAGTCCCGATGTGTGTCATGTTCGTATGGTGGCAGTCCCTGTATGGGCGATCCAGACGAGTGTCTGTCTTAGGCGGGAAAAGAGTCCCTGTTGCCGTGCCGATCATCGTGTACAGTATGGTGGCTGTAGGTGGTTAATCCGCGTTCGTTGGCCCGCATGCAGTGTGGAAGGTAAGGTTAAGTTGTTGTCCCTCTGTAGTGAGGCTAGTGGGGTATGAGGATGTGCTCGCCTGTTCCTGCTTGGCGTCCTTCGGCAGTCCGTCCTTGAGAAGTCAGAAGGGAGGGTGCCTCAGTCAGCCCTCGGGCATGGATAGCTGGGCATGCAGTCTCCGCCATTTTAAAGGTGGACTCTGCGCTCTGTGGTCTCTTGTGAAGGTGCCGCTTCTAGCCGGTGCTGCCCGCAAGTTTATTCTGTGCAGGGGGAGCGGTGTGGGTCGCTTCTGAGCCTCACTGCCGGTTTTGGTGCCAGCATccttggtctccgccatcttgcacGCTGCGCTTTGGTGCTGGATccaggcggccctgctgctgctccCGGGATGGTCGGGGCATgcgggggtggggaccgggatcacccccccggtccatggggggggggggaacggggccacaGCTCCACGGGTCTGGCTCCTGTCTGAGCACCGAtgagcaggatagcggggcagcgaccgtctgccccactcaccgccggagtaggcctcgttgATGCCAGTGAGGATTcatcccccaggggactgaaaccggtcgggccagcctcaccctgggtccggtACTCTCCACCCGATGTGTTTCACTGATTTTTGTCAActttttatgccaaaataaacTGATTGCTTGTTCTTCCGTTGTAAATTTCGggagctggtctgacatgcgaccatctcgctcggcggcctggccctgcccccatcatcaaatattttaatatgaaagTCCTCCATATCAACAGTGGAGTGGGCATCTGGGCCCACTGTTTCTTGTGCCCCTCAGGACCAGATATTTTTATGTCGATGTTGTGCTTCCAGTGATGGTACTGTGCGGTTAAGCCTCTGGACCTGTTGGGAGATCTTATCGTTTGTGTATGGGTCACAGTCAGTAGTCCCTCTCGTTCCTCCTCTCGGTATTTAACGTCGCTAATGAGTCGATTCAGGCTGCCTATTTCAGTTTGCTTTCTGCTAGGTCTGCTTTCCTAACCGCTTGTAGATCCTACAGGAGCTTTTCAATGTTCCCTTTAGCGGAGGGTGATGTGGCGGTATACCCTCTCGAGAATGGGTTACTACCGCCTGTGGTCGCCCCTTCCTAGTTGTGCCCAGTcctagagtgattatagctgcaaacCAGTGATTATAGTATTTTGCAGGAAGGCAAGCgtggtatcacccaaacactagtcgagacttagGGAAGGGTAAACAAGAACTGTTTATTGTAGGAAAGATACAAAGTATTTATGCACAGGCatcgctgtgtctgggagataatggtaTCTCCCGGACACAGGAAGCCGAACACACAAAAAACCCAAAACTCACCCAATACAGTAACACAACCCCATGCCATACATCACCAAA
Above is a genomic segment from Pelobates fuscus isolate aPelFus1 chromosome 6, aPelFus1.pri, whole genome shotgun sequence containing:
- the LOC134614325 gene encoding histone H2B 1.1; translation: MPEPAKSAPAPKKGSKKAVTKTQKKDGKKRRKSRKESYAIYVYKVLKQVHPDTGISSKAMGIMNSFVNDIFERIAGEASRLAHYNKRSTITSREIQTAVRLLLPGELAKHAVSEGTKAVTKYTSAK
- the LOC134614326 gene encoding histone H4; amino-acid sequence: MSGRGKGGKGLGKGGAKRHRKVLRDNIQGITKPAIRRLARRGGVKRISGLIYEETRGVLKVFLENVIRDAVTYTEHAKRKTVTAMDVVYALKRQGRTLYGFGG
- the LOC134614324 gene encoding histone H2A type 2-B, with protein sequence MSGRGKQGGKVRAKAKTRSSRAGLQFPVGRVHRLLRKGNYAERVGAGAPVYLAAVLEYLTAEILELAGNAARDNKKTRIIPRHLQLAVRNDEELNKLLGGVTIAQGGVLPNIQAVLLPKKTDSHKPAKSK